One segment of Dolichospermum sp. DET69 DNA contains the following:
- the aspS gene encoding aspartate--tRNA ligase: MRTHYCGELRKEHIGETVTFYGWVDRRRDHGGVIFLDLRDRSGIVQIVSDPQRTPDSYEQANSLRNEYVVAITGTVSQRPPESLNPRLPTGEVEIYADKIELLNAVRKQLPFQVSTADTENVREDLRLKYRYLDLRRERMAQNMQLRHQVIKSMRRYLEDLEGFIEIETPILTRSTPEGARDYILPSRVNEGEWFALPQSPQLFKQLLMVSGMDRYYQVARCFRDEDLRADRQPEFTQLDMEMSFMSENEIIELNEKLVCHIFKTVKGIDLPRPFPRLPYAEAMNRYGSDKPDTRYDLELVDVSDVLKDSGFKVFREAVANGGIVKILPIPNGNDAISNVRIKPGGDIFREAAEAGAKGLAYVRVRENGEIDTIGAIKDNLTPEQKQEILTRTGAKAGHLLLFAAADTVTVNKTLDRIRQFVAKEFKLIEKDKINFLWVTEFPMFEWNADEKRLEALHHPFTAPHPDDISDLKTARAQAYDLVLNGFEVGGGSLRIYQREVQEQVFTAIGLSTEEAQSKFGFLLEAFEYGTPPHGGIAYGVDRLVMLLSGEESIRDVIAFPKTQQARCLLTDAPANVDVKQLKELHVASTFKPKV, translated from the coding sequence ATGCGAACTCACTATTGCGGCGAACTCCGAAAAGAACATATTGGTGAAACTGTTACCTTTTACGGATGGGTAGACCGTCGCCGCGATCACGGTGGTGTGATATTCCTAGATTTGCGCGATCGCTCTGGTATTGTCCAAATCGTTAGCGACCCCCAGCGCACCCCAGACTCCTACGAACAGGCTAACTCACTCCGAAACGAATACGTTGTCGCAATCACCGGTACAGTTAGCCAACGTCCCCCAGAATCACTAAATCCCAGGCTACCCACAGGCGAAGTGGAAATCTATGCTGATAAAATAGAACTCCTCAACGCCGTCCGCAAACAGTTACCTTTCCAAGTTTCCACCGCAGACACGGAAAATGTGCGCGAAGACTTGCGGTTAAAATATCGTTATTTGGACTTACGACGGGAACGTATGGCGCAAAATATGCAATTGCGTCACCAAGTCATCAAATCCATGCGGCGCTACCTGGAAGACTTAGAAGGTTTTATCGAAATCGAAACCCCTATTCTCACCCGTTCTACCCCCGAAGGGGCGCGAGATTATATTCTTCCCAGTCGCGTCAATGAAGGTGAATGGTTTGCTTTACCGCAATCACCCCAACTATTCAAACAATTATTGATGGTATCGGGAATGGATAGATACTATCAAGTAGCGCGATGTTTCCGGGATGAAGATTTACGCGCAGACAGACAACCGGAATTTACCCAATTAGACATGGAAATGAGTTTCATGTCTGAAAATGAAATTATTGAACTCAACGAAAAGTTAGTTTGTCATATTTTCAAAACTGTGAAAGGAATTGATTTACCTCGTCCTTTTCCTCGTCTTCCCTACGCCGAAGCCATGAATCGCTATGGAAGCGATAAGCCTGACACCCGCTACGATTTAGAATTAGTTGATGTTTCCGACGTTTTAAAAGATTCGGGTTTTAAAGTGTTTCGAGAAGCTGTTGCTAATGGTGGGATTGTAAAAATTCTCCCCATTCCTAACGGTAACGATGCAATTTCTAATGTTCGCATTAAACCAGGTGGCGATATTTTCCGAGAAGCCGCAGAAGCTGGTGCAAAAGGTTTAGCTTATGTCCGCGTCCGGGAAAATGGCGAAATTGACACTATTGGCGCAATTAAAGACAATTTAACACCGGAACAAAAGCAGGAAATTTTAACAAGAACAGGTGCAAAAGCTGGACATTTGTTATTATTTGCGGCTGCTGATACGGTCACTGTCAATAAAACTTTGGACAGAATTCGTCAATTTGTGGCTAAGGAATTTAAGTTAATTGAAAAAGATAAAATTAACTTCCTCTGGGTGACAGAATTCCCCATGTTTGAATGGAATGCAGATGAAAAACGTTTAGAAGCATTACATCACCCTTTTACAGCACCTCATCCTGATGATATCAGCGATTTAAAAACCGCCCGCGCTCAAGCTTATGATTTAGTTTTAAATGGGTTTGAAGTTGGTGGTGGAAGTCTGCGAATTTATCAGCGAGAAGTTCAAGAACAGGTGTTTACAGCCATTGGTTTATCAACGGAAGAAGCACAAAGTAAATTTGGCTTTTTGTTAGAAGCTTTTGAATATGGTACTCCTCCTCATGGTGGTATTGCTTACGGTGTAGATCGTTTAGTAATGTTGTTATCTGGAGAAGAATCTATTCGTGATGTGATTGCTTTCCCCAAGACTCAACAAGCTCGTTGTTTGTTAACAGATGCTCCTGCAAATGTGGACGTAAAACAATTGAAGGAGTTGCACGTTGCTTCGACTTTTAAACCTAAGGTGTAA